From Triticum aestivum cultivar Chinese Spring chromosome 4A, IWGSC CS RefSeq v2.1, whole genome shotgun sequence, a single genomic window includes:
- the LOC123087364 gene encoding dehydrin HIRD11-like codes for MAGIIHKIEEKLHMGGGSDEHKKAEEHKKDGERKEGMMEKIKDKISSNDHGDGKSSRDHKEKRDKKHGEGHKDDGGHSSSSDSG; via the coding sequence ATGGCCGGCATCATCCACAAGATCGAGGAGAAGCTCCACATGGGCGGTGGCAGCGACGAGCACAAGAAGGCCGAGGAGCACAAGAAGGACGGCGAGCGCAAGGAGGGCATGATGGAGAAGATCAAGGACAAGATCAGCAGCAACGACCACGGCGACGGCAAGTCGTCCCGCGACCACAAGGAGAAGAGGGACAAGAAGCACGGCGAGGGCCACAAGGATGACGGCGGTCATAGCAGCAGCAGCGACAGCGGCTGA